One window from the genome of Labeo rohita strain BAU-BD-2019 chromosome 10, IGBB_LRoh.1.0, whole genome shotgun sequence encodes:
- the LOC127172378 gene encoding trace amine-associated receptor 13c-like, with amino-acid sequence MAYETENHEIQYCFPAINSSCIKGKRSRPENNIMYLFFSLLSAWTVFLNLLVIISISHFKKLHTPTNMLILSLAVTDMLIGLIVMPVQAIKLIETCWYFGDTYCGLFTMIVGLLLSVSLSTLVLIAVDRYVAVCHPLLYPQRITVTKALLSICVCWFFCLIYNIAFVTSNRYFDPSQSRDMCYGGCYFRMSYSWALTDMLICFIFPCTLIITLYLRIFYVAHQQVKVINSLIKGGKCVLEGSVRRKSESKAALTLGIIVTVYLLCFIPYYILSLTSTTMISSAVIQFLVWTVYINSSLNPVIYALFYSWFKMSVKYILTLKIFQTASSLIDVFTVYNQRM; translated from the coding sequence ATGGCCTATGAGACTGAGAATCATGAGATTCAATACTGCTTTCCTGCCATCAACTCATCATGTATCAAGGGAAAACGATCCAGACCTGAAAACaatattatgtatttgtttttttcattgctaTCAGCATGGACTGTGTTTCTGAACCTGCTGGTGATCATCTCCATCTCTCACTTCAAGAAGCTTCACACTCCAACCAACATGCTCATTCTCTCTCTGGCTGTGACTGACATGCTTATTGGACTAATTGTAATGCCTGTGCAGGCCATAAAGCTGATTGAGACATGTTGGTACTTTGGAGACACTTACTGTGGATTATTCACAATGATCGTTGGATTGCTGCTTTCTGTATCTCTTAgtactttagttttaattgcTGTTGATCGTTATGTGGCTGTGTGTCACCCTTTACTGTACCCACAGAGAATAACTGTGACTAAAGCTTTATTAAGTATCTGTGTCTGCtggtttttctgtttaatttacaatattGCTTTTGTAACTAGCAACAGATATTTTGACCCTTCACAAAGTAGAGACATGTGCTATGGAGGGTGCTATTTTAGAATGAGTTATTCATGGGCACTCACTGATATGTTAATATGTTTCATTTTTCCTTGCACCCTAATCATAACTTTATATTTGAGGATATTTTATGTTGCTCATCAGCAAGTGAAAGTTATAAACTCTCTGATTAAGGGTGGTAAATGTGTATTGGAAGGTTCAGTGAGGAGGAAATCAGAGAGTAAAGCTGCTCTGACATTAGGAATCATTGTGACAGTTTATTTGCTTTGCTTTATTCCATACTATATCTTGTCTTTAACAAGCACTACAATGATCTCTTCTGCTGTAATACAGTTTCTAGTATGGACTGTGTATATTAACTCTAGCCTGAATCCTGTCAtctatgctttattttacagctggtttaaaatgtctgttaaatatattttaactcttaaaatatttcaaacagcTTCCTCTCTCATTGACGTTTTTACAGTTTATAATCAGAGGATGTAA